In Phlebotomus papatasi isolate M1 chromosome 1, Ppap_2.1, whole genome shotgun sequence, the following proteins share a genomic window:
- the LOC129799691 gene encoding mitochondrial Rho GTPase isoform X10, translated as MVVWSNSRLVRILLVGDQGVGKTSLILSLVSEEFPEEVPPKAEEITIPADVTPEQVPTNIVDFSAAEQTDDALSEEIARASVVCIVYSVEDDTTIERISSHWLPLIRESMPMDQKKPVVLVGNKVDLVDFSTIDQVLSIMEAYPEVESCVECSAKTLQNISEMFYYAQKAVLHPTAPLYSTEDQDLTNECKKALVRIFKVCDIDGDGLLNDYELNHFQRRCFNAPLQPQVLDEVKAVLIKNVPDGIRQDAVTLKGFLFLHCLFIQRGRNETTWAVLRRFGYNEHLEMSSEYLHPPVKVPPGSSTELSHRGQQFLTALFDRSDRDGDGALSPEEFRNLFSACPSPPWMSDIKWTVSTNENGYLTLHGWISRWALMTLVDLPKTLEYLAWLGFNVHENESQLAAIHVTRERRLDFAKKQSSRSVYVCHVIGQKGSGKTALCRAFIYDDMRKITEKDLRSGVQHCINVVQVYGQEKHLVLRDIDVRQVLDPLQPNEVHCDVSCLVYDISNPSSFEYIARIYIKYFAESKIPVLIVGTKGDLLEVPQNYLLQPTEFCSKYKILPPQIFSVRDNKKDLFTKLATMAAFPRFQAAWILFYKHRHLKHFGLTPGDPLVWWKAGLGIAAITVVGWYVVRAFQRNTSTSYSHR; from the exons ATGGTGGTCTGGAGTAATTCACGCCTGGTGAGGATTCTCCTGGTGGGGGATCAGGGTGTGGGCAAAACCTCCCTCATTCTGTCACTCGTGAGCGAGGAGTTTCCCGAGGAGGTGCCCCCAAAGGCAGAGGAAATCACCATTCCTGCTGATGTGACACCCGAACAGGTGCCCACAAACATCGTGGATTTCTCAG CCGCTGAGCAAACTGATGATGCTCTGTCGGAGGAAATTGCCAGAGCTTCTGTCGTCTGCATTGTTTATTCCGTGGAAGATGACACAACAATTGAGCGCATCTCCTCCCACTGGCTCCCCCTGATCCGGGAGAGTATGCCAATGGATCAGAAAAAGCCCGTAGTACTTGTGGGCAACAAAGTGGACCTAGTGGACTTTTCCACCATCGAC CAAGTTCTCTCCATCATGGAGGCATATCCCGAGGTGGAGAGCTGCGTAGAATGTTCCGCTAAAACCCTCCAGAACATCTCTGAAATGTTTTACTACGCACAGAAGGCTGTTCTGCATCCAACTGCTCCACTCTACAGCACGGAAGATCAAGAT CTTACGAATGAGTGCAAGAAGGCCTTGGTGAGAATCTTCAAGGTTTGCGATATCGATGGAGACGGTCTGCTCAATGACTACGAGCTCAATCACTTCCAACGGCGCTGCTTCAATGCTCCTCTGCAGCCTCAGGTGTTGGATGAAGTGAAGGCTGTGCTGATAAAGAATGTCCCTGATGGGATTCGCCAGGATGCTGTAACCCTCAAGGGATTCCTCTTTCTTCACTGCCTCTTCATTCAGCGTGGAAGGAATGAGACAACTTGGGCAGTGCTGCGGCGTTTTGGCTACAACGAGCACCTGGAGATGTCCAGTGAGTATCTGCATCCGCCAGTGAAGGTACCACCGGGAAGCAGCACAGAATTATCTCATCGTGGTCAGCAATTCCTCACGGCACTCTTCGATCGGAGTGACCGTGATGGGGATGGTGCGCTGTCACCTGAAGAATTCAGGAATCTGTTCAGTGCTTGCCCCAGTCCACCGTGGATGTCAGACATCAAGTGGACAGTGTCGACCAATGAGAATGGGTATCTCACTCTTCATGGCTGGATCTCCAGATGGGCTCTCATGACACTGGTGGATTTGCCCAAGACACTGGAATATCTGGCATGGCTGGGATTCAATGTGCACGAGAATGAGTCACAATTGGCGGCAATTCATGTGACCAGGGAGAGAAGGCTGGACTTTGCCAAGAAACAGAGCAGTCGATCGGTCTACGTATGCCATGTGATTGGCCAGAAGGGTTCCGGAAAGACGGCTCTGTGTCGTGCCTTCATCTACGACGATATGAGG AAGATCACAGAGAAAGATCTTAGAAGTGGTGTTCAGCACTGCATCAATGTGGTTCAGGTGTATGGTCAGGAGAAGCATCTGGTACTTCGAGACATTGATGTGAGACAGGTGCTGGATCCCCTGCAGCCAAATGAGGTTCACTGTGATGTATCCTGTCTAGTCTATGATATTAGCAATCCCAGTTCATTTGAGTACATCGCCCGGATCTACATCAAGTATTTTGCTGAAAGCAAAATTCCCGTTTTGATTGTTGGCACAAAGGGTGATTTGTTGGAAGTGCCTCAGAACTACCTTCTGCAGCCGACAGAATTTTGCAGCAAGTACAAAATACTGCCACCGCAAATTTTCAGTGTGAGAGACAACAAGAAGGATCTCTTCACTAAACTTGCCACAATGGCGGCTTTTCC TCGCTTCCAAGCGGCTTGGATCCTCTTTTACAAGCACAG ACATCTGAAGCACTTTGGATTGACCCCAGGTGATCCTTTGGTGTGGTGGAAAGCTGGCCTAGGTATTGCTGCCATCACTGTAGTCGGATGGTATGTTGTGAGAGCCTTCCAGAGGAATACGTCCACCAGCTACAGCCATCGATGA
- the LOC129799691 gene encoding mitochondrial Rho GTPase isoform X8, protein MVVWSNSRLVRILLVGDQGVGKTSLILSLVSEEFPEEVPPKAEEITIPADVTPEQVPTNIVDFSAAEQTDDALSEEIARASVVCIVYSVEDDTTIERISSHWLPLIRESMPMDQKKPVVLVGNKVDLVDFSTIDQVLSIMEAYPEVESCVECSAKTLQNISEMFYYAQKAVLHPTAPLYSTEDQDLTNECKKALVRIFKVCDIDGDGLLNDYELNHFQRRCFNAPLQPQVLDEVKAVLIKNVPDGIRQDAVTLKGFLFLHCLFIQRGRNETTWAVLRRFGYNEHLEMSSEYLHPPVKVPPGSSTELSHRGQQFLTALFDRSDRDGDGALSPEEFRNLFSACPSPPWMSDIKWTVSTNENGYLTLHGWISRWALMTLVDLPKTLEYLAWLGFNVHENESQLAAIHVTRERRLDFAKKQSSRSVYVCHVIGQKGSGKTALCRAFIYDDMRKITEKDLRSGVQHCINVVQVYGQEKHLVLRDIDVRQVLDPLQPNEVHCDVSCLVYDISNPSSFEYIARIYIKYFAESKIPVLIVGTKGDLLEVPQNYLLQPTEFCSKYKILPPQIFSVRDNKKDLFTKLATMAAFPRFQAAWILFYKHRLVQLWETTHLKHFGLTPGDPLVWWKAGLGIAAITVVGWYVVRAFQRNTSTSYSHR, encoded by the exons ATGGTGGTCTGGAGTAATTCACGCCTGGTGAGGATTCTCCTGGTGGGGGATCAGGGTGTGGGCAAAACCTCCCTCATTCTGTCACTCGTGAGCGAGGAGTTTCCCGAGGAGGTGCCCCCAAAGGCAGAGGAAATCACCATTCCTGCTGATGTGACACCCGAACAGGTGCCCACAAACATCGTGGATTTCTCAG CCGCTGAGCAAACTGATGATGCTCTGTCGGAGGAAATTGCCAGAGCTTCTGTCGTCTGCATTGTTTATTCCGTGGAAGATGACACAACAATTGAGCGCATCTCCTCCCACTGGCTCCCCCTGATCCGGGAGAGTATGCCAATGGATCAGAAAAAGCCCGTAGTACTTGTGGGCAACAAAGTGGACCTAGTGGACTTTTCCACCATCGAC CAAGTTCTCTCCATCATGGAGGCATATCCCGAGGTGGAGAGCTGCGTAGAATGTTCCGCTAAAACCCTCCAGAACATCTCTGAAATGTTTTACTACGCACAGAAGGCTGTTCTGCATCCAACTGCTCCACTCTACAGCACGGAAGATCAAGAT CTTACGAATGAGTGCAAGAAGGCCTTGGTGAGAATCTTCAAGGTTTGCGATATCGATGGAGACGGTCTGCTCAATGACTACGAGCTCAATCACTTCCAACGGCGCTGCTTCAATGCTCCTCTGCAGCCTCAGGTGTTGGATGAAGTGAAGGCTGTGCTGATAAAGAATGTCCCTGATGGGATTCGCCAGGATGCTGTAACCCTCAAGGGATTCCTCTTTCTTCACTGCCTCTTCATTCAGCGTGGAAGGAATGAGACAACTTGGGCAGTGCTGCGGCGTTTTGGCTACAACGAGCACCTGGAGATGTCCAGTGAGTATCTGCATCCGCCAGTGAAGGTACCACCGGGAAGCAGCACAGAATTATCTCATCGTGGTCAGCAATTCCTCACGGCACTCTTCGATCGGAGTGACCGTGATGGGGATGGTGCGCTGTCACCTGAAGAATTCAGGAATCTGTTCAGTGCTTGCCCCAGTCCACCGTGGATGTCAGACATCAAGTGGACAGTGTCGACCAATGAGAATGGGTATCTCACTCTTCATGGCTGGATCTCCAGATGGGCTCTCATGACACTGGTGGATTTGCCCAAGACACTGGAATATCTGGCATGGCTGGGATTCAATGTGCACGAGAATGAGTCACAATTGGCGGCAATTCATGTGACCAGGGAGAGAAGGCTGGACTTTGCCAAGAAACAGAGCAGTCGATCGGTCTACGTATGCCATGTGATTGGCCAGAAGGGTTCCGGAAAGACGGCTCTGTGTCGTGCCTTCATCTACGACGATATGAGG AAGATCACAGAGAAAGATCTTAGAAGTGGTGTTCAGCACTGCATCAATGTGGTTCAGGTGTATGGTCAGGAGAAGCATCTGGTACTTCGAGACATTGATGTGAGACAGGTGCTGGATCCCCTGCAGCCAAATGAGGTTCACTGTGATGTATCCTGTCTAGTCTATGATATTAGCAATCCCAGTTCATTTGAGTACATCGCCCGGATCTACATCAAGTATTTTGCTGAAAGCAAAATTCCCGTTTTGATTGTTGGCACAAAGGGTGATTTGTTGGAAGTGCCTCAGAACTACCTTCTGCAGCCGACAGAATTTTGCAGCAAGTACAAAATACTGCCACCGCAAATTTTCAGTGTGAGAGACAACAAGAAGGATCTCTTCACTAAACTTGCCACAATGGCGGCTTTTCC TCGCTTCCAAGCGGCTTGGATCCTCTTTTACAAGCACAGGTTGGTACAGCTGTGGGAGACCAC ACATCTGAAGCACTTTGGATTGACCCCAGGTGATCCTTTGGTGTGGTGGAAAGCTGGCCTAGGTATTGCTGCCATCACTGTAGTCGGATGGTATGTTGTGAGAGCCTTCCAGAGGAATACGTCCACCAGCTACAGCCATCGATGA